Within Oceanicoccus sp. KOV_DT_Chl, the genomic segment CATTAATAATGAAGTTTTTCAGATGCGTAAGTTTATCGTTTTGACTTGTTATTGCAGCGGTTTGAATAGAGCGGAGAACTAGTGCCGAAAACTCCTGTTTGTTGGCAAGCTGCTCAAGATCAATTTTATCTGAATTTGCTAGCACGATCAGGCGTTGTTCAACACTGGCGACCCAGGCCTCCATGCGCTTTTGCACAGGTGGAGAGATCAAGGAATGAAGCACCGCTTGACCTGCTGGAATCAAACTAGTTACAGCTTCAGCTAGCCGGTAGACTTTGTCCCCTTCTGGTTCTACATCGGGAAATACATCAACATCCTTATTCATCATTCAATCTCATTGATACTCATAACGCCGACAGCAGGGGCCGAAAACCAGAGCGAAGCGGCGGTTTTTTTGGACCCTCTGGCTGGCCTTGCTAAGCGGGCTCATGATTGACCCAGCTTATGGAATAATCTGTTTCGCTATCTATTGTCGTTACTGCTTCTCTGCCTACACCTAGAAAGCCAACTCTTATGGGGTTTTTTGCGAGAGGATTATGCACAAGGATGTACCCGCTGCCATTTTTTTCGGCTCTATTGCAACAGTCAGAGTTGGAATATAGTACTGCGCTAATTCCTGCGTAGTCCGGGTTATGGAACATATCAATTGGAACGTTAGCTCCGTTACTTTTTGCCACTGTCTCTTTATAGTGATATCCACCACCAACCACATCACCGGACTCCCTGTCGAATTCTACGTACTGACTCCCTATGGAGAGAAGTGCACTAACTATTCTAGGCATTGGCAGTTCTAAACTTGCTCCCGGAATCTGAGAGCTGTTTAGTGCGATTATATAGGGTTCATCGTTTGTAATGATTCCTGCCTCGATATAGCGATGATATTTTCTATGCTTCTCTTCAACAGATGCCGTATATCGGAGTGCTATAAGATCACTATCAATGGATGTGGCAATTCCCGTAACAATTTCGGGCACCCTATCTGGGCTATCTTCATTGCCCTGAGTTGGCGATATTGCCTCTATCCATATTGAATTATCAACTTTAATGTCAGGCCCTGGCTTTGGGCACTCGATTCCTTTTCCAAGCTCTAACAAGATGCATGTAAGATCCATCTCCCAGAATCTTGCGCTAAAATCTCTTTGAAATTCCGTAACGAAGTGTTCGTCAGCATAAGGCTCATATGTTTTCCACATATTGAGACAAAGCTGGCGAGCGCGAATCATCATAGGAGTATCAGAGTCTCTAACATTCCTATAAATCTGACTGTTTGCTTCGTTGGTATTGAAAAGTTCCATTTTTTCGCTTAACGCCTATGTGCAGCGGCTGGCGGTACGCCAGTCGCGACTGCCACGCATTGTTATGAAGTTGTATTGGCACGATGCTCACTAATGGTATCCGATACAGGCCTCATTGATTCTAGCCACTCTGCTGTGTGCTGCAGGGCACTCCAGTCAAAATCTTTTTGTAGGTAAATACAATGTATATTGACTTTCGGTCTTCGTCGCTGCGTAGTAGAAACGATGGCTTTGTGGGGTACGGAACCGTAGCGCCTCCACCGTGGCCCTCCTTTTTAAGTTGCATATATATACTATCAAGCGAAACTTGAGTCCAGGTGTAGGGATGGCCACCTGTAAACACAGCATACTCGCTAGCCGGATGATTCAGCGAACTTAAAAACCGCTCGAGTTTTCGGGCTGCGCCACTTTGAAATATGCGATAGATATATACGTATAAAACTATCGGCATAGCCACGAAAACCGATATCACTAGGCCAAGAACTATATTCTCCATAAGACCTCATAACAGTGTAATAGTACGGACCCTGCGGTCCGTAGATTAATTTTTATGCCTTACCACCACGATGGAGCCTCACTTGATGCAGAGAAACCAGCTTGGAGAAGGCTATTTAATAAATTGTCATCTTGTACGAGACACATGCCCTCATGACCAATTGTGGCCGCCAACCAAGATGATTCAGAGTTTTTATAGAGTGCTAGGCTATCACAGTTTTTCTTTAGCTCGGAGTGTGCAGAACGAAAGGTGTTAATGCTTGACTCATTAGCTGGGACAAGCGAAGTACAATTGGGCTGAAAACCATTTTCGTATGTGGTGACTGGAATTAGTGATTTAGTGTTTTCAGTTACCTCAAAGCTTGCCAACTTTGATGCTGATGACTCTGGATACAGCCAAGCACAAATAGAAAGCTCAGTAGAGCCTGCTAAAAAAGATAACAATTGAATTTGGCGACTAAAGTCCTTTTCTTCTACGTAAATCATAATTTCCTAAGAGGCATAACAGTGTAATAGTACGGACCCTGCGGTCCGTAGATTAATTTTTAAGTGTTTTCATAGCTTAGTTTAACCATGAACAATTTTATAGCAGCCCAAGTTACCACAACAAATGAACCTATGTGAGTTAAGTTTTGACCATTAATCTCTATGCTGTAACCAATATCTGTTAATAAAGCCATATACCCACAAACTATTACAACTAATTGAAAATACGCGCTCAATTTAAGCATATGCTTGCTGAGCGAAGTTGTATTTTTTACACCCCAAATAGCCACGATATTCCAAGCTATAAAAAACGACCAAAGGACGTGCGTAAAAATCGGATTTGAATTTTGGATTGCCATAGCCTCAGCGTAAATGAATACGAGAGTTGCTAACATATAAATCATGAGGACGAGGTGGGGCATGGTTTTATACACTTAACGCCAAGCTAAATGGACCGAAAAGCCACAGGCTTTTTGTGTCCATTTGAGCGTTTTGTTATGTTTTTTCTCGGCCACTAAAAAGAACCTTGTTAAGTGCCGCACCATTAATATGGCAGGCAATTACCATTGCGACGTATCCAGACCATATAAATAATCCATATCCATCCATGAACTGAATAATAGAGGCTAAATCATCAAAGCCAATACTTTCAAATAAATAATGTAATGCCCATCCCATCGTTACAAACAATAGATATAAGGCGATATTCCATGGCAGCCCAAGCAATGCAAATATAATGAGCACTAACCAAGCAGAGGGTTCAGTGCCTTTACCTTGGAAAATGATCAAAAGGAAAATACTCGCAGGGAGGCTCAATATCAATCCGTTGAAAAACTTCATTACCTGCTTACTCTCCACTCTCTGAAACATAACGCCAAGTGAATGGGCCGCGTTGCTGTGAAACAGCGCTTTTAGCGGTCCAGCCCGAAGGGCGATCATTGCACGTTTTGTTAAGTGTTTGCACCCATTGCCCAAATATCAATGCTGCCGTTAATGGCGAATACAACAGCAGCAACAATTATTGATGTTGAGCTAAGTGCATATGTGCCAATTAATGCGCCGAGATATGACGCACGTTCTTTGCTTGTACCTTGAGCCAATTGTTCAAAGTTTATCAGCTTCATGGCTAGTGGAGAGCTCCTTATTAAGTACAAGCCAACTGCCAAAACAATTGGTAATGAGCTCCACACTAACATTTGATAGAAAACATTGAAGTTGCACTCTATATAGAAACCGCCCCACATTAACCAGAAACAATAGGCGTTTAAAATATTAATAACTATCAAATATGGTAGATGCATGACTGACACTTAACGCCAAGGTAATGGGCAGCTTTGTGGCGAAGCCACGCTTAAAGCTGTCCAGCCGAAGGCGACATTGACCGTTTTGTTATACCTTTTGGCAGATACTCTTTTACACTAGAGAAGCATCTGCCAGAACAGTATGTTGTGTTGTAGTTTTGAGCTTTTTCTAAAGTGCTTATTTCATGCTCGGTTAAATTAGCTTTATTTTCAACGAACCCTTCTATATTTGATTCTATTCGTTCATCCATAACTTCAATGACTTCGCGGATTTCCCCCTTTCTGAGGGCAGTGGCAATACCAATTTGCCAAGATGCATCAATCCAATAATTATCATGATGAATTTTGGCGAGCTGATCAATGGACTCCAAGGACGATCTGCTTTCGAAGTAACCGCCTATGTAAAATCCAATACATAGAAGGATTAACCCACCTGCAATATTATTCTTCAATGATGCTTCATCCTTGTTTTAGGTATAACAGTGTAATAGTACGGACCCTGCGGTCCGTAGATTAATTTTTAATGCCTGGACTAGCAATCTGGACCATCTCGACCAGAAAGGCCACAAACTTCAATATCTTCATAGTAAAACGCAGCCTCCGAACTCCCCATTTTCTTTGCCTTAGCAAAAGATTCAAGCGCAAGCTTTTTACTTTGAGGAATCCCTAAAGTAGCGTTTCCTTTTCGGTATGCTTTACCAATTGTAACTAGGGCATCCCTATTTTCATACTCAGCAGCCATTTTTAACCACATGCCTGAAAATTTGTAATCTCGCTCTGCATAAATTAGCCCAGTTTTATAGAGACTATATAAATTGTACATTTGCTGAGAGTCGCCTAGTGCGGCTTTTTCAAGGGCTTGGGTGCGGGCAAGCTTTATATTTTTTAGTATCTTAGGGTCAGCTTCGACCGGATGAAACTTCAGCTCCGGAGACTGTTTTATTAGCTGCTCAAGAGCAGACTCTGCTAGCACTTGACCGCATAAAACCAAAAATATAAGAACTATAAATTTACGCATATGTTTCGTTACTGTGTGGCATTAACAGTGTAATAGTACGGACCCTGCGGTCCGTAGATTAATTTTTAGGTGTGACTGATTTCATTAAGAAACTCATTTATTGCCACCTTTAGCTCATTGTCGTTTGTTCTGGCTGCTTCGGTATTTGCTTCAGTGGCCAGCTGCTGCGCCTTACTTGTGTTCTTTTGCTCCAGGTAACTTTCCGCCATGGCAAACTTGATTGATGCAGAATACTCTGGGAGAGCGAGCTTAGTAGAGCAAATCAAACCTTGTTGGTAGGCTTGCAGTGCCTCTTCATGACTCTCTGAAAAATCACCTAGAGCTTCCCATTGCAGCGGGTGATCCAGATCACTGCCTTCATGACTTTGGCACAGCTCTTTCAATGCGTCATATGCCTCCGAGTCTGCCTGATCATTTTCAGCTGCAGAAGCATTGGCTATATCTAGTGCTAGACCATGAACTACATCGTAAAGTGGTGCGACCATTTTTTACACCTAACAGTGTAATAGTACGGACCCTGCGGTCCGTAGATTAATTTTTATGTGCTGAATTTGACATACTGAAATACAATTAACCACATAAACCAAAGATTATTAATTAAGAGGCTTAACTGAAAAACCTCGTGTATATATTTTGGTGAATTATTTAATTTGTAGAAATAATTTATTAAAACCAATTCCGTGGCCAACCATGAGAATACAACAAATACTATCGTAAAAGCACCTTCCCATTTAAATGGAAGTGCTTCGTAAAGTGCATACAGCCCAAGCAATACAGGAACTATCGAAATTATCAAATTTCCAATAGTTCGTCTTTTACGAAATGATTTCTCAGCATTATCCTTACTGAAGAAACCAGATAACTTACTCATATTTTATAGCTCGATCTATCCATGACACATAACGCCGGCCACAGCGGTGAGTTAAACTGGCGCTTTTTTTGCGGCTTTTTGCAAAAAAAGTGACAGTTTGACGAGTCCGTTGCTGGCCCTTGTTATGTGCTGAATTTGACATACTGAAATACAATTAACCACATAAACCAAAGATTATTAATTAAGAGGCTTAACTGAAAAACCTCGTGTATATATTTTGGTGAATTATTTAATTTGTAGAAATAATTTATTAAAACCAATTCCGTGGCCAACCATGAGAATACAACAAATACTATCGTAAAAGCACCTTCCCATTTAAATGGAAGTGCTTCGTAAAGTGCATACAGCCCAAGCAATACAGGAACTATCGAAATTATCAAATTTCCAATAGTTCGTCTTTTACGAAATGATTTCTCAGCATTATCCTTACTGAAGAAACCAGATAACTTACTCATATTTTATAGCTCGATCTATCCATGACACATAACAGTGTAATAGTACGGACCCTGCGGTCCGTAGATTAATTTTTATGCATTTGGGCACTCAACGCCACTGCATGACTCATGTGTATTTGATGGCTCAATTTTGACCCCGCATTGCGATTGAAGCTTTTCTTCTACTGCTGCTAGAAACGGATATATTGTATTAATTTTATTTTGATCTGGATAGCAATTAAGGCACGCATATCCATGCCTAAGCTCAACGCTGCCATCAAAGGATTCCCTAAAATAGAAGTTGTTCTCGATATTTTTGTAGGTATACCAATAACGATGGATGATGTCCGGTTTTTCTATGCCGTGCATAGTTAATGGTTTGCTGCCCTCTTCAGTGGAGTACCTTATTGAAGAAACCCCCTCAATAGCGCGCGTGGCCTCCAGGACACACTCCGTACTTGGATACTGATTAAAGGAAGATGATCTAGTCACTCCCCGAACAAAGTCGCAAGCCGAAACCAGAATGCTTAATGTGATGATTAGTATGATCTTCATGGTTTTAGTGCATAACAGTGTGTTTAACAGACCCGGTGGTCCGTTAAACACTTTTTAACTCTTTTATAGCACAGACTTATGCTTATTAAGTTTTTCATCGATACCTACTATTTGAAAGCGCTCTTTCCATATTGTTAGAAATATATCCAATACGCAAACCCCAACTGTCTTAGCCGTTTTTACTGTAAATGCCATAATCTGACCTTCACAGGTTAGATAAGTCTGTTTTAAGTGAGCTTTACCCTTTTCACTTCTATCAATCATCATTGAGCTGAAAACAGATGCTTCATTCGGGTGTGCGCCGTAATCAATGCAGCGGCCATAAAGCTGCCTCGTGATTTCGTTGAGCTTTTTATTCTTTACTGACTTCATTACATTGCCGTGTGAAAATTCACTGCGACATTTATTTGTATCTTTTGGGGAGTTGGGGCGGTCCAGCCAAATTTGAACAGATTGTGGGCGCTTTACCATATGATTAGCATAAAGTGCGTACTCTATTGCTTGCCGCATAACCGTAAAAGACTCTATTTGGTGCCCAGCCATTACTAGATAAATCGCAGAACGAAATGCGGAGTGAGCTCTATAAAAAAGCACTGCTGGCCATATTTCTTCCGGGTTATCTATACTGTTGCCCGCGAGGACAAACAAACCGTCAATTTCTTTTAGTGTATTGTAATCTTCTTTTGAGTTGGCGAAAGTTGCCACTCCATTGGACATTGATATGTCTAGGTATTCGGATAAATCATCTTTCGCCCAGTTTTCTGGCAGAGTTTCATGCATAGAGTTAACAGTGTGTTTAACCTACCAATCATTATCCAAGGTAACTATCTCTTTAGCTTGGCTCGCAGCTCTAATAATTTCGAATACGGTCTTTTTACTATCTCCACCGTAATCGGGTAAACTATATATTTTTTTGTCAAACTCCTCATTATCATATCCGTTATTCTCTACGTCGATATTAATATCTTTATAGCGTATCCACCATCCATCTGCCCCCGAGCATGTTTCGAATACTATAATCTCTGTTATACCCCAAGCTTCAATATTAGAAATTATTGAGTTTATAAAATCATGCAACAAATCGGAGAAACAGATATCAATAACTGTTGGTGAGTTTTCGACAATTTTCGTCGTGCTCATTGAATATATATTCATATCATTGGTGAAATAAGATGCAAACGGCTGATCTATCTCACGCAAAAATTCTTTTTCTCTACTAAAATCTTCAGATTTAGATTTTTCAATATTAAACTCACTGAAAACTGATAAAAACATTTCTTTTCTATCTTCACTTACAAAAGTTACTTGCAATTCTGCATATGATTCTGACACTTTACTCTCCTTTTAGGTTAACGCCCCGCTAAACGGCGAGCGTCAGCGAGTCCGGTGGAGGCCATGTTTTTTGTGGCCGGAACGAATTTGAGCGGTTTGTTAGCCTTAGATGCCCAGCACATGAGATACACTCGAAATAACTTGGTGGGCCAGCTCAGCTTCTTTTTGCGCAACCTTAATTTCACCACTATCGAAGAATGCCTTTTCATGTACCAATTCCTTTCTTGTGGCTTTGAATAAATCAACTTTATCTAATATTTCGGAATCTGAAACACCCAATAAGACAAGCTTTTCTCGATAGGGCTTGAAATCATATTTTTTAAATTGATCATTGCCATGCCTAGAGACAATTAATTGATGGAGTATTGCCTCTAGCCACATGCCCGTAAAAACCACCACTATCATAGACTGTTTGAATGAGTTATGAGTATCGTCATATTTAATAATGTAGCCACCGGAGCCATCATCTTTTGGGGTTCTTCCCTTTTTCAAAAGCAAGCACATTTTTGAATATGCCTCTTCTGCTATTTCCTTATAAATTGATGCATTCGAGTAAATCACTCTCTCTGTTCCTTGTGAGGCTAACAGTGTGTTTAACAGACCCGCGGTCCGTATATTAATTTTTAAACTTTTCACCCTCTCAGTCTTGCAATAAAGGCCGAAAGAATGCTTGGTTTTACTTTGTTTGGGTACAAGCCTTTTACAATATCGCTAACAAACTCAATCATTTCAGGGCTTCCTGACTCCTTAGCAAACTTTTCAAGGTGGCCTTGGTTTCTGGCGTAAACTGACGCTGAAATATCAGAATTAAATTCATCTATAGACGCAGTAAATTTACCACCATGACCTAGAAGAAATTTCAGTATTTGAAGATTCCCATTCTTGATGGCATAGATTAACGGCGTTATCGCCTGCTCTCCAGAGGCCACATTGGGATTTGCTCCATGCTTTATTAGTACTTCAACACAGTCAAAGTTTTCATGCTCAGTTGCTTCTTGCAATGGAGATTTAGGCCCGTGAATACTATGAAAGCTGTTTACAGTTTTCATTTTTATATTTATATTTGATGCAATTAGTAACTTCTCGAGTATGCTTTTATTTCCTATTCTTGACGCCAGTGAAATTGCAATTCTATTTTTTATCCATTTAAAATCAGGCTTATATTCCAATAGTAAATCGACAATTGCCTCGTCAGAATTTTCTACAGCATAATATAATGGTGAATGAGTATCATTGTGGCATCTAAAGTTCTGATCCGCACCGTTTTCAAGCAATAATTTCACCACAGACTGTTTATTTGAGTGCGTTGCCCTGCACAAAGGGGAGCTTGGAATCCACATTCCAGCATGGCGTCCTTTCTCCGGGTTCACATCACACCCATTTAACAACAAGAAACTGACGACTTCAGTATCACCTTGGTGGCATGCGGCTTCAAAAGGAAATCCATAAACCCAAGAAGGCTCTTTTACATCTATGCCGTGTTGCAAAAAAGCTCTAATAACTTCAACGTCCCCTTTATCACAAGCCATTGCGAACAATTTACTTTTAACGATTCGCTGTGAACTTTCGCCATAGATGTAATCACTATCGCCACTTTCAATTGCATTTTCTATATCTGAAAAGTCTTCGGTCATATTTTGAGTTTAACGCCTGCAACACAGGCGGAGCGTAGCGACGTCCAGCCAGCTTGCTGGCGATTGTGCTTGCACTTGTTAAGTGGGGAACTGCTGGCTGAGCTAAGTGCCGCTATGTGTAGCGTTAGCGGAACCGATATTGCCGGTAGCTCTCTGCAAGAAATCTTAGCCAATTTCCATTACCCAATTTCTCTTAGTGGCACACCACATAACGAAGTGATCTTTTGATGTTGCCACATTTGCTGAACGAAGGCACCAAGATGTTAATGCGGTGCTTTAAACTCAATGCTAGCACAATCTAAAATGACCTACAGTGTGAGAACTACAATGCTTGTTGATCATGTAAAAAATATTTTGCAAGCAGAGCCATTTAACAGTGTAATAGTACGGACCCTGCGGTCCGTAGATTAATTTTTATGCATTTCTCCGACCTCTAATCATCACTCATTTCCCCACACACAACACACCGTGCGCCGCTCCATGCAGAGTGACCACATGATGGACAACGAAAACTGCTATGGACGTCTGGGCCGATTGGGCCACCACCGACACCATAAGGCCCCTTCACTAATCGAATGCCATTCTTCTCGCTTATTACCTCAATTAATGGGGAGAGCAATATTGGCTCTTGAGAGACATCAACCTCTCGTTCGGCCTCATGGAACTGACTAAATTCCATAATTTCTTTTTGGATATTCTGTCCAAGACTGCCCGCATCTGCTGCTCTCTTGATGGTATTCCAAGCTCTAGACATTACTTGATTAGAAACAACTTTATTTGCCAGCTCTTCTGCATGAGCAGCTTTCTCCGCTGCTATTTCGAGCTCTAACTGGATTCGAGGCGTTGGCTTAAAGATGCGACTGCGCTTTCGATTGTTACACCTCGCACAAGAGGGAAGCCAGTTTCGATATGACTGAATATCGAAATCGTTAGGCAAATTGAAAGCCTCAATAGTCGCAGCTAGTTCTTCTGGGTTATCTAGCAGAGCCTCAGGTATAACATGATCTACTTGCATAGAATATAAATCCACAGGCTCAGTGCACATATAACACTTTTCCCTGTGAGCAGTATAAACCGCGTATCGCTCTGCATCACTGAATTGACGTTTAGCCACTTGCTATAAAATCCTCATGTGCCTATCTGATTGCATAACGCCTTTAGCATGGGCCGGAGCAAACTGGCGGCTTTTTTGGAACAAAAAAGGTGACAGTTTGCGGAGGTCCAGCACGAAGTGCGAGCATGGCTAAACTTGTTATAGCTTTACTCACTAATTTCTACCTTACGCCCATCTGGGTCTGTAAGTACATATATAGTATTACCTTCAAACTCATATGAACTAGTGACGGTTACATTTTTAATTGTGGTGGCTAGATCTGAAACCTTAAAACCTAACCGATTATTGTCCTGCGGAGATTCACCGTTGTTTGGGTAAAGCTCAAATACAATGCCATCATGCTCACATGAATAATGCGCAGGGCCATTACCATGTTTCTCTTTGACAAAAGACAAACCCAGCAATTGGTAGAAGCCTTTACTTACTTCTATATCTTTGCACCTAATGACTAAGAGAGAAATTTTCAACTAATCTCCAATGGGCTATAACGCGGAGGTAATGGGCAGCTTTGTGGCGAAGCCACGCTTAAAGCTGTCCAGCCGAAGGCGCCATTGACCGTTTTGTTATGACTTTGTTGCATGTAATTCCAGCTTACAATTTTGGCACTCGTTGGATCCTGGACCAAGAATAACTTTTGCAGAGCTACCAAAAGGGGCTTTGCAACGAGGGCACGGAGTATGGGCAGTACGATAAAGCCGATGGTAAAAAAGAGCAAAGGCAGCAATACCAAAAACTGGTGCCATAGCGGGTATAAAGTACTGGGATACCAGACCTGTGATGAGACAGAGAGCTATAGGTGCATCCAGCTTGTACAATTTTTCCCTCTTTTCCTTTATCGTTCGTAGCTCGTGCTCAAATTCCATGTTTTAGCTCTGGGAAGTCATAACGCCTCAATAAAGGGCGCGCGTTAGCGCGTCCAGCCGAAGGCGAACTTTGATTGACTTGTTATGAGTTTTTACACTCAATACCCGAACGTGCTAGGCTCTTCACTACCCGAGCCATGGAACGCCCCCGCAATACCACCTAATACTGTGAATATAAAAACTAGCAAGCTAGGCGCCATCCAAAGCTCAGCATAATAGTATGTACTGATTAGAAACCCTGACATCATACCACCTATAGCCTGCTGTACTTTCAGCTTGAGTGTAATGTTACTACTTGATAACTCTGGGCCAATTACTATTCCAAGCGTGACACCGATTGCTGCAATATGAGAAAGCTCATAAGATTTTTCAATACCGTTGAATATGGCGACAGATGCCAATCCAATTGCTATAAAAATACTAGCGACAACAGTTAGCTTGGCTGGATGCATATTCATGACTCATAACAGTGTAATAGTACGGACCCTGCGGTCCGTAGATTAATTTGTATTGGTTATTATTTACCTCTCTACTTTATCTTAGTTTTCAATAAGTTACTATTTTGATTAATATTTAACCATTCGTAATAACACGAACTATTTGGTCCGTGTTATTACACTCGCCATTTTTGTAAAATGATTATTACCCCTTTTAATCAACGACTTAATCCATACAGAAGAAAACCTAATGAGCAATATGCGGACCCGCATTATTGCAAAATACGATCAGGGGCAAATGCGGACCCCGGTGATGGGTAAATGTCCGCTTTCGGGAGCTAGAAATGAGTAATTGATTAGGCCTGCTTTGGGTCAACAGTGAGCTAAATGGCCAAAGCATGAGCAATGACCGCTCGCCCCTGATTTCAGACCTTATTTATCTTTCATACACCAATCAAGGGAAAGGCTTTGTGCGACAATCTGTCAGAGTAGTTAAGCGGGCTGTTGAAAAGGCCGTCTGAGCTACTACAAATAAGCATATTCACTTTTTTTGGTATTGGGTCATTGACGTTATTCCCCTCTATATATTTACAGTCTATATTTCTGTGTTCTTATTTACAAAGTTACAACGAGCGAAATGCTAAGCTCCCCCTTAACCTCAGGATACTTGCTAGAAATCTCGCGTACTGTCATCTAACTCGCCTAAACAAGTGAAGTCGCTTAGCTTCATCTTATTAACAAGCTATCACCGGAAGATCACTCCATCGAGTTGTATAAGCTGGCGAAGTAAATTGCTGCCGCATATACCACTTTTTGGTGAACCCTTCCGAGGCTAAATGGACAGTGCCTTTACCAAAGCGATGGTTGACCTGATCTAACGCCTTGACCCATTTATCTGTGTGCTCAGATTGCCCTGGATGCCATAAATCAAATTGATGGTGCTTTTTATCAACCATCGCTATCAAACCTACTCCGGCTTTCATAAAACGATGGCCGGGTTTATATAGATTCATTATCGCCTGCTTAGCCGCCTTGGTTATCACTCTTGCGTCATCCGTTGGAAACGGTAGCTGAACCACCTGACTGTTGCTGTAAAAACCGGGTTCAAATGGGGATGTATGAAGAAAAAAATGAATAGTCTGTGCAAGATGTTTTTGCTGCCGTAGTTTTTCAACCGCTCGCCGAGTATATAAAGAGACCGCTTGTTGAATCGGTTCAAGCTCCGTCAATCGGTGACCAAAGCCGCGCGTACAATAAATCTGTTTTTTGGCAGGAGGTAACTCTTCTAATCCATAACACTGCCTGCCATTGAGTTCTTCGATTGTCCGCTCTAAACAAACCGAACTCATTTGACGAATCATTTTGGGGTTGGATGCTGCTAAGTCCCAGGCCGAATAAATGTGATGTTCAGCTAACCGCTTTGCCAATCGACTAGCGATTCCCCACACCTTAGTCACCGGTAATCGTCGTAATACCCACTCCCACTTTTCTGGGGTATCAAGCACACAAACACCATTACCTTGTCGGTGCTTTTTAGCGACATGATTAGCGAGCTTCGCTAATGTTTTACTGGGGGCAATCCCTACACCGACCGGCATTCTTACATGCTGCCACACGGTATCTTTTATACGGTGACCATACTCACTCCAGTTTTCTTGGATACCGGTAAAATCAAGAAACATTTCATCGATGCTATAAATCTCTATTGAGGGGGAATATTGATTCAACGTGTCCATCACCCGGTTTGAAATATCACCGTATAAGGGGTAATTGGATGAGAATATAGTGACACTATGACGGCGAAGAATGTGCTCAATTTTATGGAAAGGCACAAGGTCTTCAATGCCTAAGGCCTTGGCTTCTTTCGATCGAGCCAC encodes:
- a CDS encoding sel1 repeat family protein; its protein translation is MRKFIVLIFLVLCGQVLAESALEQLIKQSPELKFHPVEADPKILKNIKLARTQALEKAALGDSQQMYNLYSLYKTGLIYAERDYKFSGMWLKMAAEYENRDALVTIGKAYRKGNATLGIPQSKKLALESFAKAKKMGSSEAAFYYEDIEVCGLSGRDGPDC
- a CDS encoding ankyrin repeat domain-containing protein, with protein sequence MTEDFSDIENAIESGDSDYIYGESSQRIVKSKLFAMACDKGDVEVIRAFLQHGIDVKEPSWVYGFPFEAACHQGDTEVVSFLLLNGCDVNPEKGRHAGMWIPSSPLCRATHSNKQSVVKLLLENGADQNFRCHNDTHSPLYYAVENSDEAIVDLLLEYKPDFKWIKNRIAISLASRIGNKSILEKLLIASNINIKMKTVNSFHSIHGPKSPLQEATEHENFDCVEVLIKHGANPNVASGEQAITPLIYAIKNGNLQILKFLLGHGGKFTASIDEFNSDISASVYARNQGHLEKFAKESGSPEMIEFVSDIVKGLYPNKVKPSILSAFIARLRG
- a CDS encoding VOC family protein; protein product: MKISLLVIRCKDIEVSKGFYQLLGLSFVKEKHGNGPAHYSCEHDGIVFELYPNNGESPQDNNRLGFKVSDLATTIKNVTVTSSYEFEGNTIYVLTDPDGRKVEISE
- a CDS encoding Y-family DNA polymerase is translated as MELIFILRASLYTRLIPMLGLVDCNACYASCEQIFRPELRGKPVVVLSNNDGFVVARSKEAKALGIEDLVPFHKIEHILRRHSVTIFSSNYPLYGDISNRVMDTLNQYSPSIEIYSIDEMFLDFTGIQENWSEYGHRIKDTVWQHVRMPVGVGIAPSKTLAKLANHVAKKHRQGNGVCVLDTPEKWEWVLRRLPVTKVWGIASRLAKRLAEHHIYSAWDLAASNPKMIRQMSSVCLERTIEELNGRQCYGLEELPPAKKQIYCTRGFGHRLTELEPIQQAVSLYTRRAVEKLRQQKHLAQTIHFFLHTSPFEPGFYSNSQVVQLPFPTDDARVITKAAKQAIMNLYKPGHRFMKAGVGLIAMVDKKHHQFDLWHPGQSEHTDKWVKALDQVNHRFGKGTVHLASEGFTKKWYMRQQFTSPAYTTRWSDLPVIAC